The region AGATCAGGGTGGTCAGACGGACCTTGACCGCAAATACCGATGTACTTGCCGGCCGAAGTGCAGGCTGAGATCGCCATGGCCAGAAGCTTTTTCACCGCTGCGTTACGCTCGTCGAACAAGTGAGCGATGATCCCCGAATCCCGGTCCAGGCCGAGTGTCAGCTGAGTAAGATCGTTGGAGCCGATGGAGAATCCGTCAAAATGCTCGAGGAACTCTTCGGCCAGCAGAGCGTTCGCTGGCAGCTCGCACATCATGATCAGCCGCAAGCCGTTTTCGCCGCGCTTCAGGCCGTTTTCGCCGAGCAGCTCAACCACCTGTTTGGCTTCACCTACAGTGCGAACGAACGGCACCATAATCTCGACGTTGGTCAGGCCCATTACATCGCGAACCTGCTTCATTGCACGGCATTCGAGTTCGAAGCAATCGCGGAATGAGTCGCTGATGTAACGCGATGCCCCACGGAAACCCAGCATGGGGTTCTCTTCTTCAGGCTCGTACAAGCGGCCGCCGATCAGGTTGGCGTATTCATTGGATTTGAAATCGGACAGCCGGACGATGACCTTCTTTGGCCAGAACGCGGCAGCCAGGGTGCTGACACCTTCAACCAGTTTCTCAACATAGAAGTCGACCGGATCGGAGTAACCGGCAATCCGCTTCTCGACACTGTCCTTCACGTCGCTTGGCAGGCTGGCAAAATTGAGCAGGGCCTTGGGGTGAACGCCGATCATCCGGTTGATGATGAATTCCAGGCGCGCAAGACCAACACCTGCATTAGGCAGGTTGGCGAAATCGAATGCACGATCGGGGTTGCCGACATTCATCATGATCTTGAAGGGTAGCTGAGGCATCGCGTCGACACTGTTGGTGCGTACATCGAAGGACAACTCGCCGTCATAGATCAGCCCCGTGTCACCTTCGGCACAGGATACGGTTACGTTTTGCCCGTCCTTCAGCTCGGTGGTTGCGTTTCCGCAGCCAACCACCGCCGGGATACCCAGTTCACGCGCGATAATCGCCGCGTGGCAGGTGCGCCCGCCTCGATTGGTGATGATGGCGCTGGCGCGCTTCATCACAGGCTCCCAGTCCGGATCCGTCATGTCGGATACCAGCACGTCTCCGGGCATAACCTTGTCCATCTGCGAGATGTGGTCAACGATCTTGACCGGGCCCGAACCGATACGCTGACCGATCGCGCGGCCTTCAACCAGTATCTTGCCCTTCTCCTTGAGCAGATAGCGCTCCATCACGTTGCCGCTGGCACGACTCTTCACTGTCTCAGGACGGGCCTGAACGATGTATAGCTTGTTATCGTCACCGTCTTTCGCCCATTCGATATCCATGGGCCGTTCGTAATGCTTTTCGATAATCAGCGCCTGGCGAGCCAGGTCAATGACTTCTTCATCGCTAAGGCAGAAGCGCGAGCGATCAGCATTGTCGACTTCCACGGTCTTGACGGAGCGACCCGCGCTCGCCACTTCGCCGTAGACCATCTTGATCGCTTTGCTACCCAGATTGCGGCGCAGAATCGGCGGTCGCCCCGCTTCAAGGGTAGGCTTGTGCACATAGAATTCGTCGGGGTTCACTGCGCCCTGTACGACTGTTTCGCCGAGGCCGTAGGCGCCGGTAATGAAAACAACGTCACGGAATCCGGATTCGGTATCCAGGGTGAACATCACCCCCGCAGTGCCGGTTTCCGAGCGCACCATGCGCTGAACACCAGCAGACAAGGCGACCAATTTGTGATCAAAGCCCTGATGCACCCGGTAAGCGATAGCGCGGTCGTTGAACAACGAGGCGAAAACTTCCTTGGCCGCACGGATAACGTTATCGACACCGCGGATATTGAGGAAGGTTTCCTGCTGCCCGGCAAAGGAAGCGTCTGGAAGGTCTTCTGCTGTGGCGGAAGAGCGGACCGCAACGGCAAGATTATCATTGCCCTCAGACAGTTCGGCAAAGGCCGTGCGGATGGCCGCATCGAGTGGTTCAGGAAACTCTGCTTCCATGACCCACTGGCGAATCTGTGCGCCTGTCTGGGCCAGAGCATTAACATCATCTACATCCAGTGCGTCCAGGGCGGCGTGAATACGCTCGTTCAGACCACTTTGCTCCAGAAAGTCGCGGTATGCATCTGCTGTGGTAGCGAAACCGCCCGGGACAGACACGCCGGCGTGGGCCAGGTTGCTGATCATTTCCCCAAGCGAGGCGTTTTTGCCGCCGACGCGTTCAACGTCTCCCGCACCCAGTTGTTCGAAGGACACTACGTACTCTAACAAGGTGATCTCTCCGTAATTCCATTGAATTGAGCGATACGCAAAGGGCCGACCATCTGGCCTGCATGTAACAAATGCGCCACAATGCCGCTAATGAACCTCAGGTTTCTATCGGGGTTTCTATATTGCTATACCCAATTGCTACACCCAGCCAACACAGCTTTTAAGGCCAAGCGCATGAAACGCACCGCTTTCTTTATTTCAGATGGCACTGGCATAACCGCCGAAACCCTTGGCCAGAGCCTGCTCTCTCAATTCGAGAACATCAGTTTCACCAAGTTGCTGCGTCCGTATGTGGACACCATCGAAAAAGCGCACGACATGGTACAACAAATCAATGCAGCTGCCGAGCGGGATGGCGCGCGGCCAATCATCTTCGACACGGTCGTGAATCGCGAGATCCGCGAGCAGTTGTCCCGCTCAAACGGCTACATGATCGATATATTTGCGACCTTCCTTGCCCCGCTTGAAATGGAGCTTGGCGACGGATCGTCCTACTCGGTTGGTAAATCCCATTCGATTCAGCACAACGGTCATTACAAGGACCGAATCGATGCCGTGCACTTCGCCATGGACAACGATGACGGTGCCCGGACTCAACATTATGATGAAGCCGATCTGATTGTCGTGGGCGTATCGCGTTGCGGCAAGACGCCTTCCTGCCTTTATATGGCACTCAAATATGGCATTCGTGCGGCAAACTATCCGCTGACCGAAGACGACATGGAGCGCTTGCAGCTCCCCGCTTCGTTGCGTCCTTATAAGCACAAGCTGTTTGGCCTGACCATTGATCCGGAGCGACTCTCCAGTATCCGCAATGAACGACGCCCGAATAGCCGTTACGCAAGCTTCGCGCAATGTGAATTTGAAGTACGCGAAGTTGAAAATCTGTTTCGCAAGGAAAACATCAACTACATCAATTCGACCCACTTCTCGGTCGAAGAGATCTCAGCCAAGATCCTTGTACACATGGGTATCGAGCGTCGTCTCAAATAACGCGATCAAGGCTGCATCAATGTTCCCATGACGAGGGCATATGTTGACGCAGCCAGTCCACCAGCGCTGTCACCTTCTTCGGTGCCTTACCGAAACTGTACAGCAGATTTATAGGTTGTTCCGCGGGGCTCCAGCCCTCCAGGCAGCGGACCAGACTACCCGGATGCGCACGCTCATATTTCTCCGCATACCATTCAGGAAGTATCCCGACGCCCTGCCCGCGCACCAGGCAGTCAGCCTGCAGAACCAGACTGTCTGACTTCAATCTCGACGGTGGTGGCGTGAACTGAAACGCGCCCTGGTTCGGGCTGTGCAAATGGACAGGGCCGCCTGCGCCGCACAGCACATCGACCCAAGGGCAGGTTGGAAGCTGTTCGGGATGCGTCGGCAATCCATGGGTTTTGGCAAATTCAGGACTGGCATAGAGCCCAGAGATCCATCGCCCGAGAGGTTCGTTGCGTAGTCCCGCGAAGCTGTCTCCTCCAAGCCACAGCCACAGGTCGCCTACGGTATGGTCGGATTGTTCGGGCCGCAGGCTGGTTACGGACAATTCCAGCGTAACGCCAGCGTGTGTCTCGAGAAACCCGTCAAGAACAGTGGGCAACCAGCCTCTTTCGAACGCGTTGTGCACCCGCAAAACCAGGGGACCGCTGATCTCTTCTTTAAGGTCGTCCAGCAGATCCTGGCTCTGCACGGCCAGATCAAGAAGCTGGCGGCAGTAGTTATAAAACAGTTTGCCCGCTTCGGTGGGCAACATCCGGTTCGACTGGCGAAGCAACAAACGTTGACCGACTCTCGTCTCAAGCTGGCTGATCCGGCGACTCAAGGTAGATTTGGGTAGTCCCAGACTCACCGAAACCTGGGTCAGCCCTCCTTGCTCAACCACCGCAGCAAAAACGGTCAATTCGTTAAAGTCGTGCATGACCATACTCGGAAACAGCCCCTGTTATAGATAATACGCGTCGCTGAGACCGGCCATGTAAATCTCAAAGCCGCTCCGCTGACACCGGGTAGAGGGTTCAATTTTTCAGCGAATGTGAACTCATGTCAATTAAGACTGATTATCGTTATATCGCAAATGCATAAGCGGATTCCATATCCATCATTAAGCTATTGTTTTGCCGGCAGTTTCCTAACGATTATAGCGATGTTTCGTTTTCTTCAATGGTGTATTCCATTTCTTGGACTGGAATTTCGATGCCAATGCTTCTAGAGTGCACCACTGTTTGAGAATCATTATCGTTCGCCACAGAAGCCATCGGCAAACGTCCACAGGAGTTATAAATGCTGTCGAATCCCCGCTCGCATGCACTTCCCTTCGCATTGGCCAGTTCTGTCGTAATGCTTTCCAGTAGCATCGCGATGGCCAATGAAAACGCTGTGAGGTTGTCTGATACCGTTGTTACCGCTTCAGGTTTCGAGCAGAAAATCACTGAAGCGCCGGCGAGTATCAGTGTGATCAGTAATGAAGATCTGCAGGGCAAGCGTTACGCCAATCTGGCGCAGGCTCTGGAGGATGTCGAGGGGATTGATGTGCGCCAGAGTACCGGTAAAACGGGTGGCCTGAACATAAGCATTCGAGGCCTCCCAAGCGAGTACTCCTTGATCCTGATAGACGGGCGCAGGCAAAACAGTCCTGGCGACGTCGCGCCGAACGGTTTTGGCGACACATCCACCAGTTTCATGCCGCCCATGTCTGCGATCGAACGCATCGAGGTGATTCGAGGGCCGATGTCTACCCTGTATGGCTCTGATGCCATGGGCGGGGTAATAAACATCATTACCAAGCGGGTCGCGGACGAATGGGGAACTTCAGTTAGCCTTGATCACACCTTTCAGGAAAACCGGGATTACGGCGATGCTAGCAAGACTAGTTTCTATACCAGTGGCCCGCTGATCGATGGGGTACTCGGGCTCGCGGTGCGCGGCAGTCTGTATGATCGCAGCGCGTCAGACCTGATGTTTGATAACGATTCCGAAGTAACCAAGCGCGGCGCGTCCCCGGTAGAAGGACGCAACTACAATATTGGCGGCCGGCTGAGTCTCACTCCGGTTGAAAATCATGATCTCTATCTCGACGTGGAACGTGGTCGCCAGGTTTACAACAACGACGAGTGTCAATTGGGTACCCTGGACGGCTTCGATCGAAACTGTGCGGAAGATCCCGGTTCGGCCAGTGGTTATCAGGACGAGCAGCGATTCGAGCGGGAACAGCTTGCGCTAGGTCATACGGCTCGTTTCGGATTCGGCACGCTGGATAGCAGCCTGACACGAAATGCTACCGAAACGATTGGGCGCACCATCCCCAGTGCCGAGGTAGACGGGGTGGACTACCTGATTGGTGAAGCGCATCCGACTCTGCCGCATGCCCCGATCATTGGTTCCGACCGGGAGCTAGAGAGCACCGACCTGGTATTTGATACCAAGTTGGTTGTCCCGGTCGGACTATCACACCTCACCACAGTAGGTGGGCAATATCGCGATGCAGAGATGACCGACGGCATCGCTAACGAGGATTTTGAACAGAAATCCTGGGCGTTGTTCGCCGAGAATGAGTGGCGTATCCGCGACGATCTGGCGCTAACGCTTGGGGCCCGATACGAAGACCACGAAGCCTTTGGTGGGAACGTCAGCCCGCGC is a window of Pseudomonas sp. gcc21 DNA encoding:
- the ppsA gene encoding phosphoenolpyruvate synthase, giving the protein MLEYVVSFEQLGAGDVERVGGKNASLGEMISNLAHAGVSVPGGFATTADAYRDFLEQSGLNERIHAALDALDVDDVNALAQTGAQIRQWVMEAEFPEPLDAAIRTAFAELSEGNDNLAVAVRSSATAEDLPDASFAGQQETFLNIRGVDNVIRAAKEVFASLFNDRAIAYRVHQGFDHKLVALSAGVQRMVRSETGTAGVMFTLDTESGFRDVVFITGAYGLGETVVQGAVNPDEFYVHKPTLEAGRPPILRRNLGSKAIKMVYGEVASAGRSVKTVEVDNADRSRFCLSDEEVIDLARQALIIEKHYERPMDIEWAKDGDDNKLYIVQARPETVKSRASGNVMERYLLKEKGKILVEGRAIGQRIGSGPVKIVDHISQMDKVMPGDVLVSDMTDPDWEPVMKRASAIITNRGGRTCHAAIIARELGIPAVVGCGNATTELKDGQNVTVSCAEGDTGLIYDGELSFDVRTNSVDAMPQLPFKIMMNVGNPDRAFDFANLPNAGVGLARLEFIINRMIGVHPKALLNFASLPSDVKDSVEKRIAGYSDPVDFYVEKLVEGVSTLAAAFWPKKVIVRLSDFKSNEYANLIGGRLYEPEEENPMLGFRGASRYISDSFRDCFELECRAMKQVRDVMGLTNVEIMVPFVRTVGEAKQVVELLGENGLKRGENGLRLIMMCELPANALLAEEFLEHFDGFSIGSNDLTQLTLGLDRDSGIIAHLFDERNAAVKKLLAMAISACTSAGKYIGICGQGPSDHPDLARWLMDQGIETMSLNPDSVMDTWFFLAEQNA
- a CDS encoding pyruvate, water dikinase regulatory protein, whose product is MKRTAFFISDGTGITAETLGQSLLSQFENISFTKLLRPYVDTIEKAHDMVQQINAAAERDGARPIIFDTVVNREIREQLSRSNGYMIDIFATFLAPLEMELGDGSSYSVGKSHSIQHNGHYKDRIDAVHFAMDNDDGARTQHYDEADLIVVGVSRCGKTPSCLYMALKYGIRAANYPLTEDDMERLQLPASLRPYKHKLFGLTIDPERLSSIRNERRPNSRYASFAQCEFEVREVENLFRKENINYINSTHFSVEEISAKILVHMGIERRLK
- a CDS encoding LysR family transcriptional regulator; the protein is MHDFNELTVFAAVVEQGGLTQVSVSLGLPKSTLSRRISQLETRVGQRLLLRQSNRMLPTEAGKLFYNYCRQLLDLAVQSQDLLDDLKEEISGPLVLRVHNAFERGWLPTVLDGFLETHAGVTLELSVTSLRPEQSDHTVGDLWLWLGGDSFAGLRNEPLGRWISGLYASPEFAKTHGLPTHPEQLPTCPWVDVLCGAGGPVHLHSPNQGAFQFTPPPSRLKSDSLVLQADCLVRGQGVGILPEWYAEKYERAHPGSLVRCLEGWSPAEQPINLLYSFGKAPKKVTALVDWLRQHMPSSWEH
- a CDS encoding TonB-dependent receptor domain-containing protein, yielding MLSNPRSHALPFALASSVVMLSSSIAMANENAVRLSDTVVTASGFEQKITEAPASISVISNEDLQGKRYANLAQALEDVEGIDVRQSTGKTGGLNISIRGLPSEYSLILIDGRRQNSPGDVAPNGFGDTSTSFMPPMSAIERIEVIRGPMSTLYGSDAMGGVINIITKRVADEWGTSVSLDHTFQENRDYGDASKTSFYTSGPLIDGVLGLAVRGSLYDRSASDLMFDNDSEVTKRGASPVEGRNYNIGGRLSLTPVENHDLYLDVERGRQVYNNDECQLGTLDGFDRNCAEDPGSASGYQDEQRFEREQLALGHTARFGFGTLDSSLTRNATETIGRTIPSAEVDGVDYLIGEAHPTLPHAPIIGSDRELESTDLVFDTKLVVPVGLSHLTTVGGQYRDAEMTDGIANEDFEQKSWALFAENEWRIRDDLALTLGARYEDHEAFGGNVSPRAYLVWNTSDNWTLKGGVSKGYRTPDLNDLHDGINGITSQGDTLTIGSPDLEPEESTNSEFGVYYDNLAGFNANATIFHNDFKEKISDGNAVYISGNPLIPEGFYDQLINIGEATTQGVELAASWQFAPRWRLAGNYTYNDSEQKSGPDKGEPLTNTPEHMLNASIHWDATQRLGLWFKGEYRSERARYTQRYANLEPDDQALQRQVGDTEAYEVFHLGGSYRASENVTLNATIYNVFDKDFLKGNYYTDSEGDTQWASSYAHISRGMASAGSIEEGRRLWLSATMEF